A genomic stretch from Coregonus clupeaformis isolate EN_2021a chromosome 23, ASM2061545v1, whole genome shotgun sequence includes:
- the LOC121577405 gene encoding 2-hydroxyacyl-CoA lyase 1-like, with translation MEDVTGVQLIAEALKAQNVEYMFGIVGVPVIEVAMAAQASGINPGACLVVSGPGLIHALGGMANANMNCWPVIVIGGSSDQNQDTTGAFQEFPQVEACRLYSKFSARSSSLDMISSVVEKAARTSMYGRPGAVYVDISGDMVNVTCLMFDLLFIISFVREVPCSPPPPVSMADHMAITEALAVLKGAKRPLLIIGKGAAHGRAEGALRELVEGCDLPFLPTPIGKGVLPDDHPNCVAAARSRSASPSLSWHHIHVQTIDCISRTNNFPDHLNGPGNS, from the exons ATGGAAGATGTGACTGGGGTTCAGCTCATTGCAGAGGCACTAAAAGCTCAG AATGTAGAATATATGTTTGGAATAGTTGGTGTTCCAGTCATTGAAGTAGCTATGGCAGCTCAAGCCTCAGGAATCAA TCCAGGTGCGTGTCTGGTTGTGTCTGGACCGGGACTCATCCATGCACTTGGTGGAATGGCCAACGCTAACATGAACTGCTG gcctGTGATTGTTATTGGAGGCTCCTCCGATCAAAACCAAGACACCACTGGGGCGTTTCAAGAGTTTCCACAG GTGGAGGCATGCAGATTGTACAGTAAGTTCTCTGCTAGGTCTAGCAGTCTGGATATGATCTCCTCAGTGGTAGAGAAG gcagcacGCACTAGCATGTATGGACGTCCAGGTGCTGTATACGTAGACATATCTGGGGACATGGTCAAT GTAACATGTTTAATGTTTGAcctattatttattatttccttTGTCAGAGAGGTGCCCTGTAGTCCACCTCCTCCTGTGAGTATGGCTGACCATATGGCGATCACAGAAGCACTGGCGGTCCTGAAAGGAGCCAAACGGCCTTTACTCATCATTGGCAAAG GTGCAGCCCATGGAAGAGCAGAGGGGGCTCTGAGGGAGCTGGTGGAGGGGTGTGACCTGCCCTTCCTGCCCACCCCCATTGGTAAAGGGGTGCTGCCTGACGATCACCCCAACTGTGTTGCTGCTGCCCGCTCCAGGtcagcctctccttctctcagctGGCATCATATTCATGTACAGACCATTGACTGTATAAGTAGGACCAATAATTTCCCTGACCATTTGAACGGACCAGGAAACTCCTGA
- the LOC121563401 gene encoding uncharacterized protein LOC121563401, with the protein MENKEFKAAVVTFTTVTHKDETSQTSLTLSRGKRSYPDLHTFVQDMKDDHWNLLSENMRAGIELSDSPSSSGSGSNEAGEVTSLGHSVRFSCSGGPSRCTSARTACSTRTPTPFPSSHRCLTSLLSEDKERYVSSPECGDREMRHRPHSAPLRSVFGISGDSVFDMVQSGQLQSDIVPPPKRSRQEKYRPSKMSTDGKFMMGIVELVINLLNSRFAELMRSVSQGTLVLLTGSISASQQFAQEMLSMATSKMYSHAIEHIALGHKSPLDLERELEAILGPLAGQVIVIIIDSIIKAKANGGNEGRATSPLTYFLTAISAEIQSLVVHRSASRPSTRLSNNDPLLNISKSKVLRSVLLKMAELFGQGPSETCLVPLVQSQSNNSICDWTVNAGTIHPSTFLSDNRMTEVSSNVVDLVLEVFWITGFLDNRNPSRPQSACSHNSASGAIDMRALAGDLVRQVSVKLSPFVSESQLSTMSMTDLSSSFSDSTLKQLCSRSAVALATACQAIKTELENQRPTNLAARDLLSSLVETIEDMDISDILQGPSDILEEAAVIKHPEMSTSTIYRSLLLDSSLASSKMVTESIVFNNPCPSEENVSIQKELPADKVDILHGQPVEEYIVKAEQCITQVIQDAAVTYTAALDRTDTCGKLSEILSVHVSSENIEEASSDLFGGIIFDLHEVSEVSMRTKSGRKMFWVEVSSGSQMIYTKTLDKLRKLFTSHHLTEGKNTPVQIELSATGLLVTEATVEESPVQKTDSKTPSKFSASAHQLTLDTCTKGVIKQVISVLRVDTSKEDCSASVGESTSNSSFDFNQKLDSIISKLEDLTISSDVTSAEIATLTRSLSAASRTSNISIQSFHSAEFRAKAKHIVSETILRAASKASHSLLQSMPSTTFSHHAVSTAEDIVNIIMQELESVSQYTVDDADSFPLGEKKLESQLKPRVVFDNLLDAAQTMYHRVKDRLNIFFSFPPVSVTTAKYVLDSTPVETLRRSKSADTALVEDRSRPPSVRSEKPLSKVCLAKRSKALVSSSGSSTDHHVIDTCSEDVTLPTRSMSVVSNNSLKRASPLHGSGLSESCKPLVALKDVTVAVSQEGFSKTAKKTLSLILNVIKCRVANSESSSVGQIASEECLIATNMLDSVLESLDQLPDMSAADEITRTESHTSIAMDEKGSRSTLVSQQEINISDTNIIVKTIMDTMKTDDPEMTSAEENLDRLLSVEALQGASGNLIAKVHGLIQEITINRQLQSMVGHRSLSQPALPKPALRKLSKDDASELIYNFAQTSVRRLLGQCMGRPMPPSAEMVLDQVIKLMTDMVMDSLTYVSKSAMEDVIVHRSVTLACSSHSDTSNATSDITHGVVADLNATEEFPARSLSPADVKADGMARLPSARGEETKKNRKWRFLPKMHKFPKIMIKLFKTKGEPKRHPEQDALPTKRLRETHISQDAECEVPEAPSTSPPKEDLTTTPAPAPQESQSHKRPLIVRVLHALSRAISKPFRGASGKKN; encoded by the exons GCTGCAGTGGTGACCTTCACTACCGTGACCCACAAGGATGAAACTTCCCAGACCAGCCTCACCCTCAGCAGGGGAAAGAGAAGCTACCCAGACCTACACACCTTTGTGCAGGACATGAAGGACGA CCATTGGAATCTGCTGAGTGAGAATATGCGTGCCGGG ATAGAGCTCTCTGATTCGCCAAGCTCTTCTGGATCAGGAAGTAAtgaggcaggagaggtgacctcTCTTGGCCACAGCGTCAGATTCAGCTGTAGTGGAGGACCCAGCAGGTGCACCAGCGCCAGAACCGCCTGCAGCACACGCACTCCCacgcctttcccctcctctcacag GTGTTTGACCTCTTTGCTGAGTGAGGACAAAGAGCGATATGTCTCCTCACCTGAGTGTGGCGATAGAGAGATGAGACACAGACCACACTCAGCACCACTGAGATCTGTGTTTGGCATCTCTGGGGACTCTGTCTTCGACATGGTCCAGAGCGGCCAGTTGCAGAGTGACATCGTACCGCCGCCCAAACGGAGTAGACAGGAGAAATACAGACCTAGCAAAATGTCAACGGACGGCAAGTTTATGATGGGTATTGTCGAGTTGGTTATAAACCTTCTCAACTCCAGATTTGCTGAGCTAATGCGAAGTGTCAGTCAGGGAACTCTAGTTCTGCTGACTGGAAGTATCTCAGCAAGTCAACAGTTTGCCCAAGAGATGCTAAGTATGGCGACTTCTAAGATGTATTCCCATGCCATAGAGCATATTGCGCTCGGCCACAAGTCTCCCCTTGATTTAGAGAGGGAGCTTGAGGCCATTTTGGGTCCTCTGGCTGGACAGGTCATAGTCATCATCATAGATAGCATCATCAAGGCTAAAGCCAACGGAGGAAATGAGGGGAGAGCGACCAGCCCCTTGACCTATTTTCTAACTGCCATTTCGGCAGAAATACAAAGCCTAGTGGTTCACAGATCGGCTAGCAGACCATCCACCAGACTGTCCAACAACGACCCACTGCTGAACATTTCCAAGTCGAAGGTCTTAAGATCAGTTCTGCTCAAAATGGCAGAGCTCTTTGGCCAAGGTCCAAGTGAAACCTGTCTAGTTCCACTAGTCCAGAGTCAGTCCAACAACTCCATTTGCGACTGGACTGTGAATGCAGGCACCATTCATCCAAGTACATTTCTGTCCGACAACAGAATGACAGAAGTGTCATCCAATGTTGTGGATCTTGTACTTGAGGTTTTCTGGATAACAGGATTTTTGGATAACAGGAACCCGTCAAGGCCACAGAGTGCCTGCTCCCACAACTCAGCTAGTGGAGCAATAGATATGAGAGCTCTTGCTGGGGACTTGgtcagacaggtgtctgtcaaACTCAGCCCGTTTGTCTCTGAGAGtcaactctccaccatgtccatgACAGATCTGTCATCATCTTTTTCTGACTCCACCTTGAAGCAGTTGTGTTCTCGCTCTGCTGTTGCTCTGGCAACTGCCTGTCAAGCAATCAAAACAGAGCTTGAGAACCAGAGACCTACCAACCTGGCAGCCAGAGACCTACTATCGTCTCTGGTAGAGACCATTGAGGACATGGATATCTCTGACATCCTCCAGGGCCCGTCGGACATTTTGGAGGAGGCTGCTGTGATAAAGCACCCAGAGATGTCCACCTCGACAATATACAGATCTCTGCTTCTCGACTCATCTCTCGCCTCCTCTAAGATGGTCACTGAGAGCATTGTCTTCAACAACCCATGTCCATCAGAGGAGAATGTGAGTATTCAGAAGGAGCTCCCTGCTGATAAAGTTGACATCCTCCATGGTCAACCAGTGGAGGAGTATATTGTCAAAGCTGAGCAATGCATCACTCAGGTCATTCAGGATGCAGCTGTGACATATACTGCTGCGCTGGATAGAACCGACACTTGTGGGAAACTGTCGGAAATCCTATCTGTCCATGTTTCCTCAGAGAATATTGAGGAGGCATCCTCTGATCTCTTTGGTGGAATTATTTTCGACTTGCATGAGGTATCTGAGGTCTCCATGCGTACGAAATCAGGTCGCAAAATGTTCTGGGTGGAAGTGAGTTCAGGTTCCCAGATGATTTATACCAAAACCCTGGACAAACTAAGGAAGCTGTTCACCTCCCACCATCTCACTGAGGGAAAAAATACTCCTGTGCAAATCGAGCTCTCTGCAACTGGACTACTTGTAACTGAGGCCACTGTGGAGGAATCTCCTGTAcagaagacagacagtaagaccccTTCTAAGTTCTCAGCCTCAGCCCACCAGCTCACCCTCGACACCTGCACTAAAGGGGTAATCAAACAGGTGATCTCGGTGCTGAGGGTGGACACTTCAAAGGAAGACTGCTCCGCTTCCGTTGGGGAGAGCACGTCAAATTCATCCTTCGACTTCAACCAGAAGTTGGACTCGATCATTTCGAAATTGGAGGACCTCACCATTTCGAGTGACGTGACGTCAGCCGAGATTGCCACACTCACGCGATCTCTTAGTGCAGCCAGCAGAACCTCTAACATTTCCATCCAGAGCTTTCACAGTGCTGAGTTCCGAGCTAAGGCCAAACACATTGTGAGTGAGACCATTCTCAGAGCTGCTAGCAAAGCCAGCCATTCTTTGCTACAGAGCATGCCTAGCACCACCTTCTCACACCATGCGGTTTCTACAGCCGAAGATATAGTAAATATTATCATGCAAGAACTTGAAAGTGTATCCCAGTACACTGTGGACGACGCAGACTCCTTCCCACTAGGAGAGAAAAAGCTGGAGTCCCAGCTCAAACCCAGAGTTGTCTTTGACAACTTATTGGATGCTGCTCAAACCATGTACCACAGAGTAAAGGATAGACTGAACATCTTTTTCTCTTTTCCACCAGTGTCAGTCACCACAGCCAAATATGTGCTGGACTCCACCCCTGTGGAGACACTCAGACGCTCTAAGTCCGCTGACACTGCTCTTGTTGAGGACAGGAGCCGCCCTCCGTCTGTGAGAAGTGAGAAGCCTTTGTCAAAAGTCTGTTTGGCTAAAAGGTCTAAAGCCCTTGTGTCTTCGAGTGGCTCTTCAACAGACCACCATGTAATTGACACGTGCAGTGAGGATGTCACTCTGCCCACCAGGAGTATGTCAGTTGTGAGTAACAACAGTTTGAAGAGAGCCTCTCCTCTCCACGGAAGTGGATTGAGTGAAAGTTGCAAACCTCTTGTGGCTCTAAAAGACGTAACAGTGGCAGTCAGCCAAGAAGGCTTTAGCAAAACTGCAAAGAAGACGCTCAGCTTGATCCTAAATGTGATCAAGTGTAGAGTGGCCAACTCTGAGAGTTCATCTGTTGGGCAGATTGCAAGTGAGGAGTGTCTGATAGCCACTAACATGTTAGACTCTGTACTGGAGAGCCTGGACCAGTTGCCTGACATGAGCGCTGCCGATGAGATCACAAGGACAGAATCCCATACCTCTATCGCAATGGACGAGAAAGGTTCACGGTCAACGCTTGTGAGCCAACAAGAAATAAACATATCTGACACCAATATCATAGTGAAAACTATAATGGACACAATGAAGACGGACGACCCAGAGATGACTTCAGCAGAAGAAAATCTGGATAGGCTCCTGTCAGTTGAAGCCCTTCAAGGTGCGTCTGGCAACCTGATCGCAAAGGTCCATGGTCTCATTCAGGAGATAACCATAAACCGCCAGCTTCAATCCATGGTTGGCCACAGAAGCCTCTCTCAACCAGCGCTGCCTAAACCAGCCCTGAGGAAGCTGTCAAAGGATGATGCCTCAGAGCTCATTTACAACTTTGCCCAGACTTCTGTTAGGAGACTCCTGGGGCAGTGTATGGGAAGGCCTATGCCACCCTCGGCTGAAATGGTTTTGGATCAGGTCATCAAGTTGATGACAGACATGGTGATGGACAGCCTGACTTATGTGTCCAAGTCTGCAATGGAGGATG TTATTGTACACAGGTCGGTCACACTAGCGTGCTCTTCTCACTCAGACACCAGCAATGCCACAAGTGACATCactcatggtgttgtagctgaccTTAATGCTACTGAGGAATTCCCTGCCAGGAGCCTTAGCCCGGCTGATGTAAAGGCTGACGGCATGGCCCGTCTTCCCTCTGCCAGAGGGGAAGAGACTAAGAAGAACAGGAAGTGGCGTTTCCTACCGAAAATGCATAAGTTTCCAAAGATCATGATTAAG CTGTTCAAGACAAAAGGGGAACCGAAGAGACACCCTGAACAGGATGCGCTGCCTACCAAACGTCTCAGAGAGACTCATATTTCACAGG ATGCTGAGTGTGAGGTTCCAGAGGCTCCATCCACTTCCCCACCCAAGGAGGACCTGACAACCACACCGGCCCCTGCTCCCCAGGAGTCCCAGTCCCATAAACGCCCACTCATAGTCAGGGTGTTACACGCTCTCTCCAGAGCCATCTCCAAACCATTCAGAGGAGCTTCTGGGAAGAAGAATTAG